A portion of the Glycine max cultivar Williams 82 chromosome 10, Glycine_max_v4.0, whole genome shotgun sequence genome contains these proteins:
- the LOC102664002 gene encoding uncharacterized protein — protein MAFKRIKRWLMNPPVLVPPVPKRPLILHIIVLDESMGCVLGQHDESRKREWVIYYLSKKFTACEMNYSLLERTCCALAWAAHRLRQYMLNHTTWLVSKMDPIMYIFEKPALTGRIARWQILLSEFDIVYVTQKAIKGSALADYLAQQPINDYQPMHPEFPDEDIVTLFEEEVEDEDRDKWIVWFDSASNALGHGVGAVLVSPNEQYIPFTARLGFDCTNNIAEYEACALGIQSAIDFKVKLLKVYGDSALVIHQLIGEWETRDHMLVPYQACIRKMIEFFDDISFHHIPIEENQIADALATLASMFQLTPHGDLSYIEFKCRGKFAYCCLIEEK, from the coding sequence ATGGCGTTCAAAAGGATTAAGCGGTGGctcatgaatcctcctgtgcttgTGCCACCGGTGCCCAAAAGACCCCTTATCCTACATATAATTGTGTTggatgagtcaatggggtgcgtgttggggcAGCATGACGAGTCCAGAAAAAGGGAATGGGTCATCTATTACTTAAGCAAGAAGTTCACGGcatgtgaaatgaactactctttgctcgaaaggacatgttgtgccCTAGCGTGGGCAGCTCATcgtctaaggcagtacatgctgaacCACACCACTTGGCTGGTGTCCAAAATGGATCCAATCatgtacatctttgaaaaacccgCTCTCACTGGACGAATTGCTCGGTGGCAGATTCTACTATCGGAATTTGACATTGTTTATGTCactcaaaaggcgataaaggggagTGCCTTGGCAGATTACCTGGCTCAACAGCCCATCAACGACTATCAGCCTATGCATCCAGAATTCCCAGATGAGGACATTGTGACCTTGTTTGAGGAGGAAGTAGAGGATGAAGATAGGGACAAATGGATTGTATGGTTCGACAGCGCGTCTAATGCACTAGGCCATGGAGTTGGGGCGGTTTTGGTTTCCCCCAACGAACAATATatacctttcacggctaggttgGGTTTTGACTGCACAAACAACATAGCTGAGTATGAGGCATGCGCCCTTGGGATCCAATCGGCAATTGACTTCAAGGTCAAGTTGCTCAAGGTATATGGGGACTCAGCCTTGGTAATCCACCAATTGATAGGGGAATGGGAGACCAGGGATCATATGTTGGTGCCCTACCAGGCCTGCATCAGGAagatgatagaattctttgatgaCATATCCTTTCATCACATTCCCATAGAGGAGAATCAGATAGCCGATGCCCTTGCCACTCTAGCATCCATGTTCCAACTAACCCCGCACGGGGATTTgtcgtacatcgaattcaaatgtCGTGGCAAGTTTGCATATTGCTGCTTGATAGAAGAAAAGTAG